A window from Actinomycetospora corticicola encodes these proteins:
- a CDS encoding tetratricopeptide repeat protein, translating to MAGAVDLSGLKARAEQRSTQQARPATPTPPPDPGQAPAPAAGSFVVDVTEDTFQDEVLERSMTVPVVVDLWAEWCQPCKQLSPTLEKLAAEGNGSWILAKVDVDANPRIAQMFQVQSIPTVHVVVAQQPVTSFSGVQPEEQLRGWIAQILDALRDRMPGIAEAEARGPATGAAEPEPEPEDPRFVAAEDALERGDYDAAVAAYEQILAVEPANAEAQAALAQVRFMARAESADPSAIAAADASPDDVAAQKAAADAELAGGQVEAAFDRLVKTVQRTAAEDRDAAREHLVSLFELFAPDDPRVTTARRALARALY from the coding sequence ATGGCCGGGGCCGTCGACCTGTCCGGGCTGAAGGCCCGCGCGGAGCAGCGCTCCACGCAGCAGGCCCGGCCCGCGACCCCCACCCCGCCGCCGGACCCGGGACAGGCCCCGGCTCCCGCCGCCGGCTCCTTCGTCGTCGACGTCACCGAGGACACCTTCCAGGACGAGGTGCTCGAGCGGTCGATGACGGTCCCCGTCGTCGTGGACCTCTGGGCCGAGTGGTGCCAGCCCTGCAAGCAGCTCTCGCCGACGCTGGAGAAGCTCGCCGCCGAGGGCAACGGGTCCTGGATCCTCGCCAAGGTCGACGTCGACGCGAACCCGCGCATCGCCCAGATGTTCCAGGTGCAGTCGATCCCGACGGTCCACGTCGTCGTCGCGCAGCAGCCCGTCACGTCGTTCTCCGGTGTGCAGCCCGAGGAGCAGCTGCGCGGCTGGATCGCGCAGATCCTCGACGCGCTGCGCGACCGGATGCCCGGCATCGCGGAGGCCGAGGCCCGCGGCCCGGCGACGGGGGCGGCCGAGCCGGAGCCCGAGCCGGAGGACCCGCGGTTCGTCGCCGCCGAGGACGCCCTCGAGCGCGGTGACTACGACGCCGCGGTCGCCGCCTACGAGCAGATCCTCGCCGTCGAGCCCGCCAACGCCGAGGCCCAGGCCGCGCTCGCCCAGGTGCGGTTCATGGCCCGCGCGGAGTCGGCCGACCCGTCCGCGATCGCCGCGGCCGACGCCAGCCCCGACGACGTCGCCGCGCAGAAGGCGGCCGCCGACGCCGAACTCGCCGGCGGGCAGGTCGAGGCCGCGTTCGACCGTCTCGTGAAGACCGTGCAGCGCACCGCCGCCGAGGACCGCGACGCGGCCCGCGAGCACCTGGTGTCGCTCTTCGAGCTCTTCGCCCCGGACGACCCGCGGGTCACCACGGCCCGCCGCGCCCTCGCCCGCGCGCTCTACTAG
- a CDS encoding MTH1187 family thiamine-binding protein, giving the protein MIVAFSVAPSGGESDSVSEAVAAAVRVVRESGLPHETSSMFTSLEGEWDEVMDVVKRATEAAGRYGSRVSLVLKADIRPGWTGQMDAKVARVEERLSSWQD; this is encoded by the coding sequence ATGATCGTCGCCTTCAGTGTCGCCCCCAGTGGCGGGGAGTCCGATTCGGTGAGCGAGGCCGTGGCCGCCGCCGTGCGCGTGGTCCGCGAGTCCGGGCTGCCGCACGAGACCTCGTCGATGTTCACCTCGCTCGAGGGGGAGTGGGACGAGGTGATGGACGTGGTGAAGCGGGCGACCGAGGCCGCGGGCCGCTACGGCAGCCGCGTGTCGCTCGTGCTGAAGGCCGACATCCGGCCGGGCTGGACCGGTCAGATGGACGCGAAGGTGGCACGGGTCGAGGAGCGTCTGTCGAGCTGGCAGGATTGA
- a CDS encoding MarR family winged helix-turn-helix transcriptional regulator, whose translation MPASDPLPFDPIERAADIWASKIGDATTMAATTSVFRVQQILQQAVDAALRPHELTFARYEALVLLTFSRHGALPMSLMGQRLQLHPTSITNIVDRLEGAALVRRTPHPTDKRTTLVEITDAGRARCEEATAAVNAVDFGLVGLGADEARTLFGLLARVRHAAGDFG comes from the coding sequence ATGCCCGCGTCCGACCCGTTGCCGTTCGACCCCATCGAGCGGGCCGCCGACATCTGGGCGAGCAAGATCGGCGACGCCACCACGATGGCCGCCACCACCAGCGTCTTCCGGGTCCAGCAGATCCTGCAGCAGGCCGTCGACGCCGCGCTGCGCCCGCACGAGCTGACGTTCGCCCGCTACGAGGCGCTCGTGCTCCTGACCTTCTCCCGGCACGGCGCCCTGCCGATGAGCCTCATGGGTCAGCGGCTGCAGCTGCACCCCACGTCGATCACCAACATCGTCGACCGCCTCGAGGGCGCCGCGCTGGTCCGGCGCACGCCGCACCCGACCGACAAGCGCACCACCCTCGTCGAGATCACCGACGCCGGCCGGGCGCGCTGCGAGGAGGCGACGGCGGCCGTGAACGCCGTGGACTTCGGCCTGGTCGGGCTCGGCGCCGACGAGGCCCGGACCCTCTTCGGGCTGCTCGCCCGGGTCCGGCACGCCGCCGGCGACTTCGGCTGA
- a CDS encoding ATP-binding cassette domain-containing protein encodes MSGPVDPRLLRLARPALPGVAAQVVLGVAGAVADAVALVAAGLLVASLVGGGRPTTEIAWLVGAVLVRALVAAVSPWVAAGTATRVVEPQRERLLDARDVDAERGDPGATRRRELAAGGVDDLRAWFTSYLPALVLAAVLPPLVLVGLFLADRTSAVIVLVTLPLLPVFAALIGWVTEKRAAAQWAAGERLSGHVLDVVTGLATLRLFGRARRQVDEVARTGEAHRRATASVLRVAFLSTTALDLVATVSVGLVAVSAGLRVVDGSLGLAPALVAILLAPEAYRPIREVGSRFHDAQVPSGLVSAARGPGDRPGAAGVRASAVRVRYPQRRADALVLDSLEVAPGEVVALAGESGAGKTTLLRVLAGAIRADEGTVAVGGPVQYLPQRPTLPHARTVGEALGSSDRSVLDALDLPFDVDASLAEEGGSVSAGQRERLALARVLVALEADPRQTVLLDEPTAHLDAATEARVLDLLRAAAARGAAVLLVAHRPAALAAADRVVTLARPSGPPVPREGNPGATRALEGSPHASGAGSRRGFRTAGGVALGAGSVLAGLVLTAASTWLIVRADARPPVLTLSIAVVIVRGTAVLRPLLRYLERLVTHDDALARVAGWRRALVAVLVDRVPGAVAGRRGDLLARAVDDVDVRLDGLVRGRQPVLVAALVLPVVLLVAWLAVPATLPALVVGLGVAGVAVPLLAAGLARRDGPVLDRAGDRLRAAVVETLAAREELVVRDRDDVLAVPRARAADLDRARRRAAVHEGLLDGVAHLALGVTTVGAALAAVSLEASPELVGIVVLLPTALAGTVLALPGAARALVRGRQARARTEVLASVPPPAADPADDSCVPPLTSDVSRSPRSVERLGVPDVSRVPPLTSEVSRSPRSTGDDGRGDDGRGVGGRSVALDASEEPSTQGHATPAAVTVHGLTAGWGARQALRDVDLDLPPGARVGVTGVSGSGKSTLAAVLLKFLDPASGRVTIDGVDVRDLPGDEVRRRIGLLGDHDHVFTTSVRRNLLLAAPDADDERLHAALRRVHLDGWVATLGDGLDTVIGPGSISGGERRRLAAARLVLAGPGVWLLDEPTEGLDVATAQALMADLLAGDHTVLLLTHRPEGLDRMDTVLELVDGELRSGALVAS; translated from the coding sequence CGGGACCGCGACGCGGGTGGTGGAACCGCAGCGCGAGCGGCTCCTCGACGCCCGCGACGTCGACGCCGAGCGGGGCGACCCGGGCGCGACCCGTCGTCGGGAACTCGCCGCCGGGGGCGTCGACGACCTGCGCGCCTGGTTCACCTCCTACCTCCCGGCGCTCGTGCTGGCGGCGGTGCTGCCGCCGCTGGTGCTCGTCGGGCTGTTCCTCGCGGACCGGACCTCGGCGGTGATCGTGCTGGTCACGCTGCCGTTGCTGCCGGTGTTCGCGGCGTTGATCGGCTGGGTCACCGAGAAGCGTGCGGCCGCGCAGTGGGCCGCCGGGGAGCGGCTGTCGGGGCACGTGCTCGACGTCGTCACCGGGCTCGCGACCCTGCGCCTGTTCGGGCGCGCCCGCCGTCAGGTCGACGAGGTGGCGCGGACCGGGGAGGCGCATCGGCGTGCGACCGCGTCCGTGCTGCGGGTCGCGTTCCTGTCGACGACGGCGCTGGACCTCGTGGCGACGGTGTCGGTCGGGCTGGTCGCGGTGTCGGCCGGGCTGCGCGTGGTGGACGGTTCGCTCGGTCTGGCGCCCGCGCTCGTCGCGATCCTGCTGGCGCCCGAGGCGTACCGGCCGATCCGGGAGGTCGGGTCACGGTTCCACGACGCGCAGGTGCCCTCCGGGCTCGTGAGTGCCGCCCGTGGTCCGGGCGATCGGCCGGGCGCAGCGGGCGTCCGCGCCTCCGCCGTCCGCGTCCGCTACCCGCAGCGGCGGGCGGACGCGTTGGTGTTGGACTCGCTCGAGGTGGCGCCCGGGGAGGTCGTGGCGCTGGCCGGCGAGTCGGGCGCCGGGAAGACGACGCTGCTCCGCGTGCTGGCGGGCGCGATCCGGGCGGACGAGGGCACCGTGGCGGTCGGCGGACCGGTGCAGTACCTGCCGCAGCGCCCGACGCTCCCGCACGCGCGGACGGTCGGCGAGGCCCTGGGGTCGTCTGACCGGTCCGTGCTGGACGCCCTGGACCTGCCGTTCGACGTCGACGCGTCGCTGGCCGAGGAGGGCGGCTCGGTGTCGGCCGGCCAGCGGGAGCGGCTCGCGCTCGCCCGGGTGCTCGTGGCGCTCGAGGCCGACCCACGCCAGACGGTGCTGCTCGACGAGCCGACCGCCCATCTCGACGCCGCCACCGAGGCCCGGGTGCTCGACCTGCTGCGGGCGGCCGCCGCCCGGGGCGCGGCGGTGCTGCTGGTCGCGCACCGGCCGGCTGCCCTCGCTGCGGCCGACCGGGTCGTGACGCTGGCGCGTCCCAGCGGTCCCCCCGTCCCGCGTGAGGGGAACCCTGGTGCCACAAGAGCGCTCGAGGGTTCCCCTCACGCTTCGGGGGCGGGTTCTCGCCGCGGGTTCCGGACGGCGGGTGGGGTCGCGCTGGGCGCCGGGTCCGTGCTCGCCGGGCTGGTCCTGACGGCGGCGTCGACGTGGTTGATCGTGCGGGCCGACGCGCGACCGCCGGTGCTGACGCTGTCGATCGCGGTGGTGATCGTGCGCGGGACGGCCGTCCTGCGCCCGCTGCTGCGCTACCTGGAGCGGCTCGTGACCCACGACGACGCCCTCGCCCGCGTCGCCGGGTGGCGCCGGGCCCTCGTCGCGGTGCTCGTCGACCGGGTGCCGGGCGCGGTCGCCGGCCGACGGGGTGACCTGCTGGCCCGGGCGGTCGACGACGTCGACGTCCGGCTCGACGGTCTCGTGCGCGGACGGCAGCCGGTGCTGGTCGCCGCGCTGGTGCTCCCGGTCGTGCTGCTCGTCGCCTGGCTCGCGGTGCCCGCGACCCTGCCCGCTCTCGTGGTGGGCCTCGGCGTCGCGGGCGTGGCGGTGCCCCTGCTGGCGGCCGGCCTGGCGCGCCGCGACGGTCCGGTGCTCGACCGGGCCGGGGACCGCCTCCGGGCCGCCGTCGTCGAGACCCTCGCCGCCCGGGAGGAACTGGTCGTGCGCGACCGCGACGACGTGCTCGCCGTCCCACGGGCCCGCGCGGCCGACCTGGACCGGGCCCGGCGTCGGGCCGCGGTGCACGAGGGCCTGCTCGACGGGGTCGCCCACCTGGCGCTCGGCGTCACGACGGTCGGCGCCGCCCTCGCCGCGGTGTCGCTCGAGGCGTCGCCGGAGCTGGTCGGGATCGTCGTCCTGCTGCCGACCGCCCTCGCCGGCACCGTGCTCGCCCTGCCCGGGGCCGCCCGGGCCCTGGTGCGGGGACGTCAGGCCCGCGCCCGGACCGAGGTGCTCGCGTCCGTGCCGCCGCCCGCGGCGGACCCGGCTGATGACAGCTGTGTGCCACCGCTGACGTCGGACGTCAGCAGGTCGCCACGCTCGGTCGAGCGCCTCGGCGTCCCGGATGTCAGCCGTGTGCCACCGCTGACGTCGGAGGTCAGCAGGTCGCCACGGTCGACCGGTGACGACGGTCGGGGTGACGACGGCCGGGGCGTCGGTGGCCGATCTGTGGCACTGGATGCGTCGGAGGAGCCATCGACGCAGGGCCACGCGACGCCCGCGGCGGTCACCGTGCACGGCCTCACCGCGGGGTGGGGTGCCCGGCAGGCGCTGCGGGACGTCGACCTCGACCTGCCGCCCGGCGCGCGGGTCGGCGTGACGGGGGTGTCGGGCTCGGGGAAGTCGACGCTGGCGGCGGTGCTGCTGAAGTTCCTCGACCCGGCGTCGGGACGTGTGACGATCGACGGGGTCGACGTCCGCGACCTGCCGGGCGACGAGGTGCGACGGCGGATCGGGCTGCTCGGCGACCACGACCACGTCTTCACCACCTCCGTGCGCCGGAACCTGCTGCTCGCCGCCCCGGACGCCGACGACGAGCGCCTCCACGCCGCGCTGCGCCGGGTGCACCTCGACGGGTGGGTCGCGACGCTCGGCGACGGGCTGGACACCGTCATCGGCCCCGGGAGCATCTCGGGCGGGGAGCGGCGTCGGCTCGCGGCGGCCCGGCTCGTGCTGGCGGGGCCGGGCGTGTGGCTCCTCGACGAGCCGACCGAGGGGCTCGACGTCGCGACGGCGCAGGCGCTGATGGCGGACCTGCTCGCCGGGGACCACACCGTCCTGCTGCTCACCCACCGACCGGAGGGCCTGGACCGGATGGACACGGTGCTGGAGCTCGTCGACGGGGAGCTCCGGAGCGGGGCGCTCGTCGCGAGCTGA